A single Anopheles arabiensis isolate DONGOLA chromosome 2, AaraD3, whole genome shotgun sequence DNA region contains:
- the LOC120894787 gene encoding cyclin-Q — MMQMNNINLTEVGRRENDFQHPILVNYRSQTLKEMPARFIFECAQKLEMKPLTSATAAILYHRFFRELDDTEYDPYMIACSCLYLAGKIKDDKVRKRDVINVAHNTIHRGAPPLEPCDEYWSMWDTIVQAELFIARVLKFDMTIVHPHKYMLHYMKSLQDQFGAQDWQEMPVARAAASFLQDFHHSPKILDYKPAHTAVCCLALAFQVYGVPVPLMDEMDETTRWYNIFCPELTREQHWEIMESIMDVYDMETIISEN; from the exons ATGATGCAAATGAACAACATCAATCTCACCGAGGTTGGAAGAAGAGAGAATGACTTTCAGCACCCAATACTGGTCAATTATAG ATCTCAAACGCTGAAGGAAATGCCCGCAAGGTTCATATTTGAATGTGCTCAAAAGTTGGAAATGAAACCGCTCACTTCTGCCACGGCAGCAATTTTGTACCATCGATTCTTCCGAGAGTTGGACGACACGGAATACGATCCGTAT ATGATCGCATGCTCCTGCCTATATCTGGCCGGTAAAATCAAAGACGACAAAGTAAGGAAACGGGATGTTATTAACGTGGCCCACAACACGATCCACCGTGGTGCCCCACCGCTAGAACCGTGCGACGAGTACTGGTCGATGTGGGATACGATAGTGCAAGCCGAGCTGTTCATTGCGCGCGTGCTCAAGTTCGACATGACGATAGTGCATCCGCACAAGTACATGCTGCACTACATGAAATCGCTGCAAGATCAGTTCGGTGCGCAAGATTGGCAGGAGATGCCCGTTGCTAGGGCTGCCGCATCCTTTCTGCAGGATTTTCACCACAGTCCCAAAATTCTCGACTACAAACCGGCCCATACGGCCGTGTGCTGCCTTGCGCTGGCATTTCAAGTGTATGGAGTGCCGGTCCCACTAATGGACGAAATGGATGAGACCACGCGCTGGTACAAT ATATTCTGCCCGGAACTAACGCGCGAACAGCATTGGGAGATAATGGAAAGTATTATGGACGTGTACGACATGGAGACAATCATCAGTGAGAATTAA